The DNA segment taatttataattatattatattaatatatataatatatataatatatataaaaataaataaatatatatagtaaaaaTAGATAGCCAATTAACATTACTCTTAAGGCCAATTGTATGTATGAGATCAGATTCACTGGTTTCTCCACCAATAACAAGGCAACAAAagttgtttctcttttttaaaaaaatactcttTATTTGGCcatgtaaatatttacaatttttaaCAAGGCACACAAATATTCATTTGATTAATACATTTAACAATTATAAAAACCAATAAAAATTTCTAATGTATCAGTGGAGAAGGCTGTTTGGTCCTCTCCCTTCTCTTTTTTTGGCATTCAGTACTTTATATACATGTGCTAGGACCACAGACACAGTGACCTACATCGCTTAACATAAAGGAacgtgaaaaacaaaaatttcacatcataaaagatttttttttttttgaaataaaagatttctttttaaaaggtGCAAATTGTGTTTCCTGAGTAACTGGAGCTCAGAGGCGACGGATGCTGCGTTTGCTGCGAGCGGATCCTGCTAAAGGGGTGTTCTGGCAGTGTGGTGATGCCTTTATTATGCCCCGCTGGCACTGGGTGGACCCGTGGTACGCAGACTGGCACAGCGAGCAGAAGTCAAAAGCACAGCTAGCGCGCAAACACACCGCCCTTTTCATGGCAGAGTCATAACGTGCAGGAGAACCGCAGAGACGGCAACTCCTCAAAGCCTCGTGCCCCTTTAGGGATTTTGTAgcctgaaagaaaacaaaacagcttgTTAGCTTGAGTGACCAGCAAATCACAAGAAATGCTGTTAAAACATCTGTAATACTTCCTGACCAAATCTGAGTTCAAGACTAAATTATGTACAATTTAGGATACCCAAGAACTCCTGCTTACATCATGAAATTCTGTAAAGCGACTAGGCTTGGCTGCGTTTCGCGTTTCCACCGTTTGGCTCTTCTTTGTTGGTTTGTGCCTTGGTGTTGAGGAAGCTACAGACTGCAGGCAAGAAAACACCACCCTGTCAAGGCCAGAGTCTCTGGATAAAGACCCTGTTGGCCTTCCTGTGTCCTGTATTCAAAAAAGAGTTCATGTGAGAAGAGACAACAAAGCGGCAGAATAAATAATCCTTGTGTTACATTTGACTGATCCTTCAAGATGAAATCCTCCTTACCCGTAGCATTTGCTCTGCCGCTCGGCACCTCTGAAGAGCTCTCGTGTCGTGGTGAATGATTTTCCGCCATGTCTTGCTCACTCTTTTACAGCTATAAAAGTAAACGTTTTCAATCACTacagtttctctttttttttatggttgCTATATATAGTATGCTTAGGACAAAAGCAAGTATGAGCCACAAAAGACCTACCTTATCAAGTCACAATCCCCAAGTAGGCATAAGATCCTACTCAGGATGTGCTTCATGTCTTTCTTCAACAGACCACAAATAATGTCCACATACTCCAGGCCCATCTTTGGGCCAATGACGTTGTGGAGGCCGGAGCGTTCAGCTACCTTATTAATGACAGTCCAGTCATAGCTTTGGCTTTCCTTGTAGGATTTTGCCAACTGTCTACATACCTCCTCCTGGAACTTCAGCACAGGAAGGCAACTAGATTTAGAGTCTGAATGAACTGGAGACAGTCTGCATTCCCTTTCCTCTGTGCACCTCTGCGGAGTCTCTGTACAATGCGTGTCGCCATCATAGTGCTCAAGTTGGCTGTTGTGAAGAGAGAGGTAGCCGCTGTCTTCTGAGAGACTGTGGCTGCTCAGGAGAAGCTCGTCGTCCGACAGCAGCACGTCTACAGAACCGGGTTTGTCCTTGCAGTTTTCTTTGTTATGAGGCCCTTTGGGGTCGCGGTC comes from the Hemibagrus wyckioides isolate EC202008001 linkage group LG03, SWU_Hwy_1.0, whole genome shotgun sequence genome and includes:
- the fbxo5 gene encoding F-box only protein 5 — encoded protein: MKCLTRSRAPAEKAETEKSAELKGLKQSAPSFCVSSSISSPHLDRDPKGPHNKENCKDKPGSVDVLLSDDELLLSSHSLSEDSGYLSLHNSQLEHYDGDTHCTETPQRCTEERECRLSPVHSDSKSSCLPVLKFQEEVCRQLAKSYKESQSYDWTVINKVAERSGLHNVIGPKMGLEYVDIICGLLKKDMKHILSRILCLLGDCDLISCKRVSKTWRKIIHHDTRALQRCRAAEQMLRDTGRPTGSLSRDSGLDRVVFSCLQSVASSTPRHKPTKKSQTVETRNAAKPSRFTEFHDATKSLKGHEALRSCRLCGSPARYDSAMKRAVCLRASCAFDFCSLCQSAYHGSTQCQRGIIKASPHCQNTPLAGSARSKRSIRRL